The genomic region TTGACCGACAAATTGCAGGGCGTTTTTAAGCGCCTCCGTGGGAAATCATCGCTCAGCGAGCAAGACGTCAATGACGCCATGCGTGAAGTCCGCCTGGTTCTTTTGGAAGCAGACGTCAACTTTAAGGTCGTCAAGGATTTCACGGCCCGCGTGCGAGAACGAGCCGTGGGCGAACAGATCCTGGAAGGACTGAACGCGCCGCAGCAAGTCGTAAAAATTGTCAGTGAAGAGTTGACGGCGCTGCTCGGTGGAGAGCAAGCGCCTTTAACCTTCTCTCACCAGTCTCCGACGGTGATTATGTTATGCGGCCTTCAGGGGGCCGGTAAGACAACACACGCCGGAAAGCTCGCCGCGATGCTGCGCAAGCAGGGACGCAATCCCATGCTTGTCGCGGGCGATATCTATCGGCCCGCCGCGATCAAGCAGCTGGAAGTCGTCGGCGAACAGGTGAAGACGCCCGTCTTCACCATGGGCGACCAGACCGACCCGGCGGAGATCGCGAAAGCCGCCGTCGATAAGGCGCAGCGGTATGGCAACGACGTGGTGATCGTGGACACCGCCGGCCGCTTGCAGATCGACGAAGCGCTGATGGATGAGCTTCGCCGCGTCAAGGCGGCGGTCCGGCCGCATGAGATTTTGCTCGTCGTGGACGCAATGACCGGCCAGGAGGCCGTCAACGTCGCGAAGGGCTTCAATGACGCCCTGGAGATCGACGGCGTCATCCTGACGAAGCTGGACGGCGACGCGCGCGGCGGCGCCGCCCTCTCGGTGAAAACGGTTGTCGGAAAGCCGATCAAGTTCGTGGGCGTCGGCGAGAAGATGGACGCGCTCGAAATCTTCTACCCGGACCGCATGGTTTCGCGCATCCTGGGGATGGGCGATGTCATGACGCTGATCGAGCGAGCGGAAGCCGCGATCGATCAGAAGCAAGCCGCGGAGTTTGAGAAGAAGCTTCGCGCCAACAAATTCGATTTTGAAGATTACCTGGAGCAGATGCAGCAGGTGCGCAAGCTGGGTCCGCTCGATCAGATCCTCGATATGATCCCGGGGCTTAGCGGAAAAGTCCCGAAGATGCCGGGTGCGTCCGAGGAGAGTGAGAAGCAGATGAAGCGCGTGGAGGCGATCATCTGCTCCATGACCGTGCAGGAGCGGCGCGAGCCGACCATCATCAATGGAAGCCGGAGACGGCGCATCGCGGCGGGGAGCGGCGCGTCCATCCAGGATGTCAACCGCGTTCTGACGCAGTTTGAACAGATGAAAACGATGATGCGCGGCTTCTCCGGAAAAGGTCTCGGCGCAATGCCGGGGATGCCTGGAATGCCGGGTCAAAGCGGCAAGCACGCAGGCAGCAATAAAAAGAGCAAGCGAAAGTCCAATTCGCCCTTTAAGTTTCCGTTTGGACGCAGCTAGTTTCCGATGGAAACAGCGTCGGCCATGAAGAATAACAATCTGACGAAAGGAGAATGATCATCTATGGCGGTAAAGATTCGGCTTCGCAGAATGGGCGCGAAGAAGCGGCCTTTTTATCGAGTGGTAGTCGCGGATAGCCGCGCAGCTCGTGACGGCCGGTTCATCGAGACCCTTGGCTATTTCAACCCGTGCGTCGAGCCTTCCGAAGTGAAGATCGATGGGGAGCGTGCAGTTTACTGGCTGAAGTGTGGCGCTCAGCCCACCGATACGGCGCAGGCCCTGCTCAAGAAGCAAGGCGTGTATGACCTGATCGCGGGCGCGGCGACTGCGGCGGCGGAGTAAGGGGCGCTTGTCCCCTCCCACTCCTCACCGTCATTGTTGACCGAGAAGCGCGACCTCGAGACGGTGATGGCGCGTCAGGAGTTAACAGTAAGTGAAATCAATGATCGAGTACCTCGTCAAAGAGCTAGTCGACGAGCCGGATCAGGTCGTCATTAACGAGTTACCTGGCGAGGAATCGACGACGTATGAAGTACGCGTCGCTCCCGGCGATCTTGGCAAGGTGATCGGCAAACAGGGACGGATTGCGAATGCGCTCCGGACTGTTGCGAAAGCCGTCGCGATGAAAGACAAGAAAAAAGTCTACGTCGAGATCATTGCTTAGATAGCTCCCGAAGGTGCATGCCCGCTCCGGTTTCGGCCGGGCGGGCATTTCCCGTGTTTACCGGGTCATTCCCGATTCTTTTCGGCGCATGCCCGACTTTTTTGTTGAAACGATATTTTATGACGCTCGACCAGACCGAGAATACGAAGACCGCCGAAGATTTTTCCGTGATGGCCGCGCAGATCGCCGGCGCGCACGGCGTCAGCGGCAACCTGCGGCTGCGTCTCATCGGGGCCAACCCCGAGGTCACGGCGCGCACGTTCCAGCCCGGCCAGATCGTTGTGCTGCGCAAGGAAGGCGATGACGCCGGCCGGCAACTGACGGTGCAGTCGGTGCGAAAGCAATCGCAGCCCAAGGGCGCATGGATCGCGCGCTTCAAGGAAGTGAACGACCGCAATGAGGCCGAAGCGCTCTTTGGACACGCGATCTTCATTCGGGAGACCGAGCGCCCCAGCCTGCCCGAAGGCGAGTTCTATGTCGATCAGCTGAT from Capsulimonas corticalis harbors:
- the ffh gene encoding signal recognition particle protein; the encoded protein is MFESLTDKLQGVFKRLRGKSSLSEQDVNDAMREVRLVLLEADVNFKVVKDFTARVRERAVGEQILEGLNAPQQVVKIVSEELTALLGGEQAPLTFSHQSPTVIMLCGLQGAGKTTHAGKLAAMLRKQGRNPMLVAGDIYRPAAIKQLEVVGEQVKTPVFTMGDQTDPAEIAKAAVDKAQRYGNDVVIVDTAGRLQIDEALMDELRRVKAAVRPHEILLVVDAMTGQEAVNVAKGFNDALEIDGVILTKLDGDARGGAALSVKTVVGKPIKFVGVGEKMDALEIFYPDRMVSRILGMGDVMTLIERAEAAIDQKQAAEFEKKLRANKFDFEDYLEQMQQVRKLGPLDQILDMIPGLSGKVPKMPGASEESEKQMKRVEAIICSMTVQERREPTIINGSRRRRIAAGSGASIQDVNRVLTQFEQMKTMMRGFSGKGLGAMPGMPGMPGQSGKHAGSNKKSKRKSNSPFKFPFGRS
- the rpsP gene encoding 30S ribosomal protein S16 produces the protein MAVKIRLRRMGAKKRPFYRVVVADSRAARDGRFIETLGYFNPCVEPSEVKIDGERAVYWLKCGAQPTDTAQALLKKQGVYDLIAGAATAAAE
- a CDS encoding KH domain-containing protein gives rise to the protein MIEYLVKELVDEPDQVVINELPGEESTTYEVRVAPGDLGKVIGKQGRIANALRTVAKAVAMKDKKKVYVEIIA
- the rimM gene encoding ribosome maturation factor RimM (Essential for efficient processing of 16S rRNA) encodes the protein MTLDQTENTKTAEDFSVMAAQIAGAHGVSGNLRLRLIGANPEVTARTFQPGQIVVLRKEGDDAGRQLTVQSVRKQSQPKGAWIARFKEVNDRNEAEALFGHAIFIRETERPSLPEGEFYVDQLIGLSIVTDAGRALGKLTDVLNTPANDVYVTDKNALIPAVSEFVLSVDVPGGVITVRDVPGLLD